The Panicum virgatum strain AP13 chromosome 5K, P.virgatum_v5, whole genome shotgun sequence genome has a window encoding:
- the LOC120707998 gene encoding elongation factor 2-like — translation MVKFTAEELRAIMDKKNNIRNMSVIAHVDHGKSTLTDSLVAAAGIIAQEVAGDVRMTDTRADEAERGITIKSTGISLYYEMTPESLKNYKGERDGNQYLINLIDSPGHVDFSSEVTAALRITDGALVVVDCIEGVCVQTETVLRQALGERIRPVLTVNKMDRCFLELQVEGEEAYQTFSRVIENANVIMATYEDKLLGDVQVYPEKGTVAFSAGLHGWAFTLTNFAKMYASKFGVDETKMMERLWGENFFDPATKKWTTKNTGSATCKRGFVQFCYEPIKQIINTCMNDQKDKLWPMLQKLNVTMKADEKELVGKALMKRVMQTWLPASTALLEMMIFHLPSPAKAQKYRVENLYEGPLDDIYATAIRNCDPEGPLMLYVSKMIPASDKGRFFAFGRVFSGKVATGMKVRIMGPNYVPGQKKDLYVKSVQRTVIWMGKKQESVEDVPCGNTVAMVGLDQFITKNATLTNEKEVDACPIRAMKFSVSPVVRVAVQCKVASDLPKLVEGLKRLAKSDPMVLCTMEESGEHIIAGAGELHLEICLKDLQEDFMGGAEIIVSPPVVSFRETVLEKSCRTVMSKSPNKHNRLYMEARPLEEGLPEAIDEGRIGPRDDPKVRSKILSEEFGWDKDLAKKIWCFGPETTGPNMVVDMCKGVQYLNEIKDSVVAGFQWASKEGALAEENMRGICFEVCDVVLHADAIHRGGGQVIPTARRVIYASQLTAKPRLLEPVYLVEIQAPENALGGIYGVLNQKRGHVFEEMQRPGTPLYNIKAYLPVIESFGFSSQLRAATSGQAFPQCVFDHWDMMGSDPLEAGSQAAQLVLDIRKRKGLKEQMTPLSEFEDKL, via the exons ATGGTGAAGTTCACAGCGGAAGAGCTCCGTGCCATCATGGACAAAAAGAACAACATCCGTAATATGTCTGTTATTGCTCATGTGGACCACG GCAAGTCTACCCTTACAGACTCCCTTGTGGCAGCTGCTGGGATTATTGCCCAGGAAGTTGCTGGTGATGTCCGCATGACTGATACTCGCGCTGATGAAGCAGAGCGTGGTATTACAATCAAATCCACTGGTATCTCTCTCTACTATGAGATGACTCCTGAGTCACTGAAGAATTACAAGGGTGAGAGAGATGGCAACCAGTATTTGATCAACCTTATCGACTCACCTGGGCACGTCGATTTTTCTTCGGAAGTGACAGCTGCCCTTCGTATCACCGATGGTGCTCTGGTGGTGGTTGACTGTATTGAAGGTGTCTGCGTGCAAACTGAGACTGTGCTCCGTCAGGCTCTTGGTGAGAGGATTAGGCCAGTCCTTACTGTGAACAAGATGGACAGGTGCTTCCTTGAGCTTCAGGTTGAGGGTGAGGAAGCCTACCAGACTTTCTCCCGTGTGATTGAGAATGCCAACGTCATTATGGCAACATATGAAGATAAGCTCCTTGGTGATGTCCAAGTCTACCCGGAGAAGGGAACTGTTGCTTTCTCTGCTGGTCTGCACGGCTGGGCCTTCACCCTCACCAACTTTGCCAAGATGTATGCATCTAAGTTTGGAGTTGATGAAACTAAGATGATGGAGAGGCTCTGGGGTGAGAACTTCTTTGACCCAGCCACGAAGAAGTGGACCACCAAGAACACAGGCTCAGCTACCTGCAAGAGAGGATTTGTTCAGTTCTGCTATGAGCCCATCAAGCAGATCATCAACACCTGCATGAACGACCAGAAGGATAAGTTGTGGCCAATGCTTCAAAAGCTCAATGTTACCATGAAGGCTGATGAGAAGGAATTGGTTGGCAAGGCTTTGATGAAGCGTGTTATGCAAACCTGGCTGCCAGCTAGTACTGCACTGCTTGAGATGATGATATTCCACCTTCCTTCCCCAGCAAAGGCACAGAAGTATCGTGTGGAGAACCTGTACGAGGGACCCCTTGATGATATCTATGCTACTGCCATCAGGAACTGTGATCCGGAGGGTCCTCTCATGCTGTATGTTTCAAAGATGATTCCAGCTTCTGACAAAGGGCGGTTCTTTGCCTTCGGTCGTGTCTTCTCCGGGAAGGTTGCTACCGGTATGAAGGTTCGGATCATGGGCCCCAACTATGTGCCTGGACAGAAGAAGGATCTGTACGTGAAGAGTGTCCAGCGTACTGTTATCTGGATGGGAAAGAAACAAGAGTCTGTTGAGGATGTTCCCTGTGGTAACACCGTTGCTATGGTGGGTCTGGATCAGTTCATCACGAAGAATGCCACACTCACCAATGAGAAGGAAGTCGATGCATGCCCAATCAGAGCAATGAAGTTCTCAGTGTCTCCTGTTGTGCGTGTTGCTGTTCAGTGCAAGGTTGCCTCTGACCTACCGAAGCTAGTTGAAGGTTTGAAACGTCTGGCCAAGTCTGATCCTATGGTCCTCTGTACCATGGAAGAATCTGGTGAGCATATTATTGCTGGAGCTGGTGAGCTTCACCTTGAGATCTGCCTGAAGGATCTGCAGGAAGACTTCATGGGTGGTGCTGAAATTATTGTTTCCCCTCCTGTTGTCTCTTTCCGTGAAACTGTTCTTGAGAAGTCCTGCAGAACAGTCATGAGCAAGTCTCCCAACAAGCACAACCGTCTTTACATGGAAGCCCGGCCGTTGGAAGAGGGTCTTCCTGAGGCTATTGATGAGGGACGCATTGGCCCACGTGATGATCCCAAGGTGCGCTCCAAGATCCTCTCGGAGGAGTTTGGGTGGGACAAGGATCTGGCCAAGAAGATTTGGTGCTTTGGACCTGAGACCACAGGCCCAAACATGGTCGTCGATATGTGTAAGGGAGTACAGTATCTCAATGAAATCAAGGATTCGGTTGTGGCTGGTTTCCAGTGGGCCTCAAAGGAGGGAGCACTTGCTGAGGAGAACATGCGTGGCATTTGCTTTGAGGTCTGTGATGTTGTTCTTCATGCTGATGCCATTCACAGGGGTGGTGGCCAGGTCATTCCAACTGCCAGGAGGGTCATCTATGCTTCTCAGCTCACTGCCAAGCCAAGGCTGCTGGAGCCAGTGTACCTTGTGGAGATCCAGGCTCCTGAGAATGCTCTTGGTGGTATCTACGGTGTTCTGAACCAGAAGAGAGGGCACGTGTTTGAGGAGATGCAGAGGCCGGGTACCCCGCTCTACAACATCAAGGCTTACCTCCCTGTCATCGAGTCCTTTGGGTTCTCCAGCCAactgagggccgcaacctctgGTCAGGCGTTCCCTCAGTGTGTGTTTGACCACTGGGACATGATGGGCTCTGATCCTTTGGAGGCTGGCTCCCAGGCTGCTCAGCTGGTGTTGGACATCCGCAAGAGGAAGGGTCTCAAGGAACAGATGACCCCGCTTTCTGAGTTCGAGGACAAGCTCTAA